Proteins encoded by one window of Arachis hypogaea cultivar Tifrunner chromosome 1, arahy.Tifrunner.gnm2.J5K5, whole genome shotgun sequence:
- the LOC112766974 gene encoding uncharacterized protein: protein MVKNEWWTLGEGPFLGKLRALTLPLKQWHKANFSDMENRLTQFEEEIRKLDEKVSEGIYDGTTEARRKALVRCCEKWYIRKEIHWKQMSRSKHARDMDRNTRYFHHIASARRRNNRIDALMIQGRLLRNQARIKHAIRGFYKDLYRQEYVPRIGVRDGLLPEIDAVESEALEVLPSAEEIKEAVWDCESSKAPGSDGYNMNFIKKCNLKPDVMLVSQKLPDKGGPWKDICNLNLKE, encoded by the coding sequence ATGGTAAAAAATGAATGGTGGACTTTGGGCGAAGGTCCGTTTCTTGGAAAACTGAGGGCTTTGACACTACCGCTGAAACAATGGCACAAGGCTAACTTTAGTGATATGGAAAACAGACTAACACAGTTTGAGGAAGAGATTAGGAAGTTGGACGAGAAGGTTAGTGAAGGAATCTATGATGGTACAACGGAGGCTAGAAGGAAGGCGCTGGTGAGATGTTGTGAAAAATGGTACATTAGGAAGGAAAtccattggaagcagatgtctaGATCAAAACATGCAAGGGACATGGACAGAAATACTCGGTACTTTCATCATATTGCATCGGCTAGAAGGCGGAATAACAGGATTGATGCTCTGATGATCCAAGGACGGCTTTTGAGGAATCAGGCAAGGATAAAGCATGCAATAAGGGGATTTTATAAGGACCTGTACCGGCAGGAGTATGTACCAAGGATTGGTGTTCGAGATGGGTTGTTGCCGGAAATTGATGCAGTTGAGTCAGAAGCCTTGGAGGTTTTACCGTCTGCAGAGGAAATTAAGGAGGCAGTATGGGATTGTGAATCATCGAAGGCCCCAGGTAGTGATGGCTACAATATGAATTTTATCAAGAAATGCAACCTGAAGCCTGATGTCATGCTAGTAAGCCAGAAGTTACCAGATAAAGGAGGGCCCTGGAAAGACATATGTAATCTTAATTTAAAAGAGTAG
- the LOC112707259 gene encoding uncharacterized protein: MFSAEVFGVFAVHGADVSPAPATATNTNYTSCFKKPPPSSHSVVNTVRFPKASSATLCRCSVDSKSAVGGEVFSVTPSGKSDVDYLGESTKGDLNVKLEHLEAFGIDGNGALEGPIEEVARAETIEAEDLLKDLGIPSPSSARNSPRGIFCSRTLNLRSISAIGYDMDYTLVHYNVMAWEGRAYDYCMENLRNMGYPVDGLAFDPDLVIRGLVIDKEKGNLVKADRFGYIKRAMHGTRMLSTRAVSEMYGRELVDLRKESRWEFLNTLFSVSEAVAYMQMVDRLDEGTIPADLCPLDYKGLYKAVGKALFWAHVEGRLKSEIMSKPEQFVEPDPELPLALLDQKEAGKKLLLITNSDYLYTDKMMRHSFNRFLPNDMGWRDLFDIVIVSARKPEFFQTSHPMYEVVTGEGLMKPCFKAQTGGLYSGGSAQMVENSLNIHGDEILYVGDHIYTDVSQSKVHLRWRTALICRELEDEYNALIGSRIHRESLVELINQKEVLGDLFNQLRLALQRRSHDRPAQTLAATNMNDEDLTESMQKLLIVMQRLDEKIAPMLEADGELFNSRWGFISRAGLWDKSHLMRQIEKYADIYTSRVSNFLYYTPFMYFRSQEQNLAHDSYSHLCSQTQY; encoded by the exons ATGTTCTCCGCGGAGGTTTTCGGCGTCTTCGCCGTCCATGGCGCCGATGTATCTCCGGCTCCCGCCACTGCCACGAACACTAACTACACCAGCTGCTTCAAAAAACCCCCGCCTTCTTCTCATAGCGTGGTGAACACTGTGAGGTTCCCAAAGGCTTCTTCCGCCACTCTCTGTCGCTGCAGCGTTGACTCAAAGTCCGCCGTCGGCGGTGAAGTTTTCTCGGTGACGCCGTCCGGCAAGTCTGACGTGGACTACCTTGGTGAGAGCACCAAGGGCGATTTGAACGTTAAGTTGGAACACCTCGAAGCTTTTg GAATTGATGGTAATGGTGCACTAGAAGGTCCAATTGAGGAAGTGGCTAGGGCAGAGACTATTGAAGCAGAAGATTTGTTGAAAGACTTGGGTATTCCG AGTCCTTCTTCAGCTAGAAATTCACCTCGTGGAATATTCTGCAGCCGTACATTGAACCTGCGGTCAATTAGTGCCATTGGATATGACATGGACTATACCTTGGTCCATTATAATGTGATG GCTTGGGAAGGGCGGGCTTATGACTATTGTATGGAAAACCTTAGGAACATGGGTTACCCTGTCGATGGGCTAGCATTTGATCCTGATCTG GTAATTAGAGGTCTGGTCATAGACAAAGAGAAAGGCAATTTGGTTAAAGCTGATCGATTTGGTTATATAAAAAGAGCTATGCATGGCACTAGAATGTTATCTACTCGGGCTGTGAG TGAGATGTATGGGAGGGAACTGGTGGACCTGCGAAAGGAGAGTCGGTGGGAATTTCTCAACACACTGTTCTCTGTGTCTGAAGCTGTGGCCTACATGCAG ATGGTTGACAGATTGGACGAGGGGACTATACCAGCTGATCTTTGCCCCCTTGATTATAAAGGGCTTTATAAG GCTGTTGGAAAAGCTCTCTTCTGGGCGCATGTTGAAGGTCGCCTTAAG AGTGAGATCATGTCTAAGCCAGAACAGTTTGTGGAGCCCGACCCAGAGTTACCATTGGCACTTCTGGATCAGAAGGAG GCTGGCAAAAAACTTCTGCTTATTACGAATTCAGATTATCTTTATACGGACAAAATGATGCGGCATTCCTTTAATAGGTTTCTTCCCAATGATATGGGTTGGCGAGATTTATTTGACATT GTAATTGTGTCAGCAAGAAAACCAGAGTTTTTCCAAACGTCACATCCCATGTATGAAGTGGTGACTGGCGAGGGTCTGATGAAACCTTGCTTCAAGGCTCAAACAG GTGGTTTGTACTCGGGGGGAAGTGCACAGATGGTTGAAAATTCTCTCAATATTCATGGAGATGAGATATTGTATGTTGGTGACCATATTTACACTGATGTCAGTCAATCCAAGGTCCATTTGCGATGGCGAACAGCATTGATTTGTCGAGAACTGGAAGACGAG TACAATGCCCTCATCGGGAGCCGGATACATAGAGAATCATTGGTGGAACTTATAAATCAAAAGGAGGTTCTAGGGGATCTCTTCAACCAACTTCGGCTGGCTCTACAAAGGCGGAGTCATGACAGGCCTGCACAA ACCCTTGCAGCAACTAATATGAATGATGAGGACCTTACTGAAAGCATGCAAAAGCTATTAATCGTTATGCAAAGGCTAGATGAGAAAATTGCTCCAATGCTTGAGGCGGATGGAGAGCTCTTCAATTCAAG GTGGGGTTTTATATCCCGTGCTGGTCTCTGGGATAAAAGTCACTTGATGAGACAAATTGAGAA gTATGCTGATATTTATACCTCTAGGGTGTCTAATTTCTTATATTATACACCCTTCATGTATTTCCGCTCCCAGGAACAG AACCTTGCGCATGATTCATACTCACACTTATGTTCACAAACTCAATATTAA
- the LOC112707268 gene encoding uncharacterized protein, with product MNYAVAALVAPPSPVSILSLNSFAPVELENGVKPIQQDYKWRLILAYDGTHYAGWQYQQSPPTVQCTVEKALIKATKLERKDLRLVGASRTDTGVHAWGQVAHFFTPFNYKNLEEIHAALNGLLPTDIRVREISPASAEFHARFSAKSKIYHYKIYNDSIMDPFQRHFAYHSVYKLNSAVMQEAAKYFVGKHDFSAFANASHNDRVPDPVKHIFRFEVKEMGALLQVEVEGSGFLYRQVRNMVALLLQIGKEAIPPGIVPHILASRDRKELAKYSLSAPPHGLCLVSINYDESHLLPPPDSPAYSYGRHHTIRKCKVPFY from the exons ATGAACTATGCAGTAGCAGCTCTGGTTGCTCCACCATCTCCGGTTTCCATTCTTTCG TTGAATTCGTTTGCTCCTGTGGAGCTGGAAAATGGGGTGAAGCCCATTCAACAAGACTATAAATGGCGCCTTATTTTGGCTTACGATGGGACTCACTATGCAG GCTGGCAATATCAGCAATCTCCCCCAACTGTGCAATGCACTGTGGAAAAAGCTTTGATTAAAGCAACAAAGCTTGAAAGGAAGGATCTGCGGTTGGTCGGTGCAAGCAGGACCGATACAGGAGTCCACGCCTGGGGTCAG GTTGCGCATTTCTTTACGCCATTTAACTACAAAAACTTGGAAGAAATTCATGCGGCTTTGAATGGTCTTCTTCCTACTGATATCCGGGTTAGAGAGATCAGCCCTGCATCAGCTGAATTCCATGCTCGATTTTCTGCCAAAAGTAAGATTTACCATTACAAGATATACAATGATAGCATCATGGATCCTTTCCAGCGGCATTTTGCTTACCATAGTGTGTATAAACTCAATAGCGCTGTCATGCAAGAAGCTGCAAAATATTTTGTTGGGAAGCATGACTTCTCTGCTTTTGCCAATGCATCCCACAATGATCGGGTGCCGGATCCTGTAAAGCACATTTTCCGATTTGAGGTGAAAGAAATG GGAGCTCTTTTGCAGGTAGAAGTTGAAGGTTCAGGTTTCTTATATAGACAAGTTCGAAACATG GTGGCTTTGTTGCTTCAAATTGGCAAGGAAGCTATCCCTCCTGGGATTGTTCCGCATATTTTGGCAAGTAGAGATCGAAAGGAGCTTGCGAAATACTCTCTGTCAGCTCCGCCTCACGGGCTTTGTCTTGTTTCTATCAACTATGATGAAAGTCACCTGTTGCCACCACCAGACTCTCCTGCTTACAGCTATGGTAGGCATCATACCATAAGAAAATGCAAGGTTCCATTCTATTAA